The Lactobacillus acidophilus DNA segment TTATCTAGAGCAGCGGCTTTTTCACCGTCTCCTGTGCCATGAATATAAATAGTATATTTACATCAGTATCTTCTTGATAACCATAGTGAACTGGCACAATATAGCTGCCGTTTTTATTAGATAAACCTAGATGCAAAATCTGACATTGATCAAGAATCCATGAAATCTTAGCATGATCAGTAATAATATCTTTACGCATTTCTACTCCTTAGATGATGCTTTTTGTCTTCTCTTCAAAATGATAAACCAAATTACATAGCCAATAGCGATAGGGATCGCAAAAATCAGCCAGATCATTAGAGTTACCTCTTTTAATTGAACCGTTTGAGCTACTCCTGCTCCATCGATATTTCTAAACCAAATAATTGCTGCAACTATTATCCAGACTAACAAGACAATTAATCCACTTGGTTTCCCCGCTTTCATAATTTTCCTTCAAGAAAATTGTACTAATGTTAAAAATTTTAATTATAGTACAAAAAAAGATCTGATTTTTCAATCAGATCTTTCAAGCGTATTTATTAATGCTGACTAGAGGATTCGAACCTCTAAGCTTTTATTTTTTTATATTCTCACTAACCCAATGATAAATATCAGTATATTCCAATTCGCTGTCATCTACTTGGGCTATTGAAAGAGTATAATCCGCCAACTCTTTCCATGAACATTTTAAATGATATGAATTTCTTTTTAGAAATAGTAAAAAGGCTATAGTT contains these protein-coding regions:
- a CDS encoding DUF3923 family protein — encoded protein: MKAGKPSGLIVLLVWIIVAAIIWFRNIDGAGVAQTVQLKEVTLMIWLIFAIPIAIGYVIWFIILKRRQKASSKE